In Bacillota bacterium, a genomic segment contains:
- a CDS encoding SLC13/DASS family transporter — MSAATIAIIITVLAIIMYATEVVPIAVTSIFACLAMAVFGVISYKDAFAGFSNDTTMMVLGMIVIGNALFETGAASLIGSKLVKAVGTNEKKFLAAVILVAGILSGFLSNTGVCAMFLPVIASVAATSGGLITKKNTYMALGFATVAGGMLTLVGSTPQLVAQGILQKMGQPTMGFFTIGVGGIPLLILLLVYFMTFGYSFQKKVFDFAEKQDTQTAEAAAAATVEKPVNPVKMWISILVLATCVAGFITKIWTVGMIAMVGALVCVLTGCISEKRVYQTMDWTTVAVLAGALGFADGLDKSGAGKIIADSAVRLLGTDATPWVVFAAIVLIATVLTNIMSNTACTAMLTPICIFMAQGLGINPLTLVVGLVIGANLSYSTPIATPPVTMTLVAGYRFMDYVKVGGLFNILAYIVTIIVVPLFLPLR; from the coding sequence ATGAGTGCAGCCACAATTGCGATTATCATTACTGTCCTGGCAATCATTATGTATGCGACTGAAGTGGTACCAATCGCTGTAACCTCAATATTCGCCTGTCTAGCGATGGCTGTCTTCGGCGTGATCAGTTATAAGGATGCTTTTGCTGGTTTCAGCAACGACACTACGATGATGGTGCTGGGAATGATTGTGATTGGCAATGCCTTGTTTGAAACCGGCGCGGCAAGCTTGATTGGAAGCAAACTGGTCAAAGCCGTTGGCACGAATGAGAAAAAATTTCTGGCTGCGGTGATTTTGGTGGCAGGAATTCTGTCAGGTTTTCTCAGTAATACCGGCGTCTGTGCAATGTTCTTGCCGGTAATTGCTTCCGTGGCGGCTACTTCGGGTGGACTGATTACCAAAAAGAACACCTATATGGCGCTGGGATTCGCTACGGTTGCGGGCGGGATGCTAACCCTGGTTGGGTCAACGCCACAACTGGTTGCCCAGGGGATCCTGCAGAAAATGGGACAACCGACGATGGGCTTTTTTACCATTGGTGTTGGGGGTATTCCTCTTTTAATCCTGTTGTTAGTATATTTTATGACATTTGGCTACAGTTTTCAAAAGAAGGTCTTTGATTTTGCAGAAAAGCAGGACACTCAGACGGCGGAGGCAGCGGCTGCGGCGACAGTTGAGAAGCCGGTTAATCCCGTAAAAATGTGGATTTCGATCTTGGTGCTGGCGACTTGCGTGGCTGGCTTTATCACCAAGATCTGGACGGTCGGCATGATCGCCATGGTCGGCGCCCTGGTCTGTGTCCTGACGGGCTGCATTTCGGAAAAACGGGTCTACCAGACGATGGATTGGACTACCGTGGCTGTCCTGGCCGGTGCCTTGGGCTTCGCGGATGGCCTGGATAAGAGTGGGGCGGGGAAAATCATCGCCGACTCTGCAGTCAGGCTATTAGGAACGGATGCCACGCCCTGGGTGGTATTCGCGGCAATTGTTCTGATCGCGACTGTGTTGACCAACATCATGTCGAATACGGCGTGCACGGCAATGCTTACCCCGATCTGTATATTCATGGCCCAGGGGTTGGGCATTAATCCGTTGACCCTGGTTGTCGGCCTGGTCATCGGGGCTAACCTCTCGTATTCGACCCCTATTGCCACTCCTCCAGTGACCATGACTCTGGTTGCCGGCTACCGTTTCATGGACTACGTCAAAGTTGGTGGTCTATTCAACATCTTGGCTTACATTGTCACCATTATTGTTGTACCGTTGTTCTTGCCACTCCGTTAG